One genomic segment of Kosmotoga arenicorallina S304 includes these proteins:
- a CDS encoding deoxyribonuclease IV, giving the protein MLRIGAHMSTSKGYFRVPIETLEIGGNCFQIFPHSPSMWKAKLPDEKKTKLFAGAMENAGLNAEDALVHSGYLINLASPKEEVRYKSIELLKQEIAITEMLGLKYLNFHPGSHLGTGLESGIDRIARGIDEVLSAVEDTNVVLLLENVAPKGGNIGSTIEELRMIIERTSYENRIGITYDTCHGFDSGYDIRSREMVEKLLEEIDALIGLERLKMIHLNDSKYPLGASKDRHERIGEGYIGEEGFAAFLSKGEILERPLILETPGGNEEHAQDIKRVKKILGIERDVDD; this is encoded by the coding sequence ATGCTTAGAATAGGTGCACATATGAGTACTTCGAAGGGATATTTTCGTGTCCCGATCGAAACCCTTGAAATTGGCGGGAATTGCTTTCAGATATTTCCCCACAGCCCTTCAATGTGGAAAGCAAAATTGCCTGATGAGAAAAAGACAAAGCTCTTTGCAGGAGCAATGGAGAATGCCGGGCTGAATGCCGAAGATGCGCTTGTCCATTCTGGATACCTGATTAACCTTGCCAGTCCAAAAGAAGAAGTTAGATATAAATCCATTGAACTGTTAAAACAGGAAATAGCAATCACCGAAATGCTCGGTCTGAAATATCTCAATTTTCATCCCGGCAGCCATCTCGGGACGGGGCTTGAGTCAGGAATCGACAGGATAGCCAGGGGAATCGATGAAGTCCTTTCCGCTGTTGAGGATACGAATGTGGTTCTCCTGCTGGAGAACGTTGCACCAAAAGGCGGAAATATCGGGAGCACTATAGAAGAGCTCAGAATGATAATCGAAAGAACTTCATACGAAAACCGGATAGGAATAACATATGATACCTGCCATGGTTTTGACAGTGGTTATGATATTCGCTCCCGGGAAATGGTCGAAAAGTTACTCGAGGAAATTGACGCTTTGATAGGACTCGAAAGGCTAAAGATGATCCACCTCAACGATTCAAAGTATCCCCTTGGCGCTTCAAAAGACAGGCATGAAAGAATCGGGGAGGGTTATATTGGTGAGGAAGGATTTGCAGCCTTCCTTTCAAAGGGAGAAATCCTTGAAAGGCCGTTAATTCTTGAAACACCCGGAGGAAATGAAGAACATGCTCAGGATATAAAAAGGGTGAAAAAAATCCTTGGAATAGAGAGGGATGTAGATGACTAG
- the folP gene encoding dihydropteroate synthase, which yields MKLKARGRMLEREIAVMGIVNVTPDSFYEGSRASEIEKAVTMGLEMIREGADIIDVGGESSRPGADPVPVEEEINRVVPVIEAIRKVNSQVFISVDTYHAETAAEALKAGADIINDITGLGDKKMLKLVAESGAAVVIMHMKGTPKTMQKAPYYDDVVDEVNSFLLDRARVALREGIDPHSIILDPGIGFGKRLVDNIELLKNIGIFKAAGFPVLIGHSRKSFIGNILELPPKDRLEGTLAVSAFCFFKGADILRVHDVKENLRLLKTLMSLK from the coding sequence ATGAAACTGAAAGCCCGAGGTAGAATGCTGGAAAGAGAAATCGCCGTCATGGGGATTGTCAATGTTACCCCTGATTCCTTTTATGAAGGCAGCCGCGCATCGGAGATTGAAAAGGCTGTAACCATGGGGCTTGAAATGATCAGAGAGGGAGCGGATATCATAGATGTTGGAGGAGAGTCTTCGCGCCCCGGCGCTGACCCGGTCCCTGTTGAAGAAGAAATCAACCGGGTGGTACCGGTCATTGAAGCCATAAGGAAGGTGAATTCACAGGTTTTTATCTCGGTTGACACCTATCATGCAGAAACTGCTGCAGAGGCCTTGAAAGCTGGAGCTGATATAATAAATGATATAACGGGACTTGGAGATAAAAAGATGCTAAAGCTTGTCGCCGAAAGCGGTGCAGCTGTTGTGATAATGCATATGAAAGGCACACCGAAAACGATGCAAAAAGCTCCTTACTATGATGATGTTGTTGACGAAGTGAATTCCTTTTTGCTTGATAGAGCGCGGGTTGCTTTGAGGGAAGGTATTGATCCCCATAGCATAATTCTGGATCCGGGAATAGGCTTTGGAAAACGCCTGGTTGACAACATCGAGTTGCTGAAAAATATAGGGATTTTCAAAGCAGCGGGTTTCCCTGTTCTGATAGGTCATTCGCGAAAGAGCTTTATTGGAAATATTCTTGAACTTCCGCCAAAAGATCGTCTGGAAGGGACTCTGGCGGTTTCTGCTTTCTGCTTTTTCAAAGGTGCGGATATTTTGAGGGTTCATGACGTAAAGGAAAACCTAAGGCTCTTGAAAACACTCATGAGCTTGAAATGA
- the mrdA gene encoding penicillin-binding protein 2, which produces MNFRRSDLLIIAFFVIVAVYLFRLVELQLIQHDKYQSEVDMISTKTIELPAERGKILDRNGIILAWNSRYQIIRKKVTFFSEYTKTKLLDAFSEEENPEKILKTLEVTGEVTLHLSPDKLYKAGEIDEIEIITKSARRYIQNPGISHVLGYVNSEGIPQRGIEKEYNYLLTGKPGERVILINSLGEAVYTKTEIPPQKGIDVKLTLDASLSFAIYNIFADFGKPGAAVVMSNSGEILALVSYPSYDPNLFPGGISSENWEKLRLDPQSPLLNRAINSYSPGSVVKPFVSMVALKTGVTPDATLNCTGSYQFKDSRGHTLSVFRDWYLYGHGIVDLKQAITVSCNVYFYQLGLLLGIENLSKYARMWEVFDKTGIDLPTELSGVFPDPQWKLKNYAEQWYPGDTILSSIGQGYVLATPLEIARLTEIIANRGIVYKPHLFAQETPPATVVEMPSEYWDVLIEAMEQVVTEKGHSPADEGTAYQAFAGFEYEVAGKTGTAETNSAPHSWFTGFSPVKKPQIIVTVFVENGGYGSTVAAPIARKIFDCYYDQ; this is translated from the coding sequence ATGAATTTCAGACGAAGTGACCTTCTGATCATTGCTTTTTTCGTTATTGTGGCAGTATATCTTTTCAGGCTGGTGGAGTTGCAGTTAATCCAGCACGATAAATATCAGTCAGAAGTAGACATGATAAGCACCAAAACCATTGAATTGCCCGCAGAAAGGGGCAAAATACTCGACCGCAACGGCATAATCCTCGCCTGGAATTCCCGGTACCAGATAATACGGAAAAAGGTTACATTTTTCAGCGAGTACACGAAAACGAAACTTCTTGATGCCTTTTCTGAGGAGGAAAATCCTGAAAAAATTCTAAAAACTCTTGAAGTAACGGGTGAGGTAACCCTTCACCTGTCCCCGGACAAACTTTACAAAGCCGGAGAGATAGATGAAATTGAAATAATCACGAAATCAGCAAGAAGGTATATACAAAATCCGGGCATTTCCCATGTGCTTGGCTATGTGAATTCAGAAGGCATACCCCAACGTGGTATTGAGAAAGAATATAATTACCTGCTCACTGGAAAACCAGGCGAAAGGGTAATCCTTATCAACAGCCTTGGTGAAGCGGTCTACACAAAAACCGAAATCCCCCCTCAAAAGGGAATTGATGTAAAGCTTACCCTGGATGCATCCCTGAGCTTTGCGATTTACAATATTTTCGCAGACTTTGGAAAACCCGGGGCAGCTGTGGTTATGTCAAATTCCGGTGAAATTCTTGCCCTAGTTTCCTATCCTTCTTACGATCCCAATCTGTTTCCCGGGGGAATTTCCAGCGAAAACTGGGAGAAATTAAGACTTGACCCCCAATCCCCCCTTTTGAACAGAGCTATCAATTCCTACTCCCCGGGTTCCGTTGTCAAGCCCTTTGTTTCCATGGTCGCCCTTAAAACAGGAGTTACCCCCGATGCCACGCTGAACTGTACCGGGAGCTACCAGTTCAAAGATTCCCGAGGTCACACCCTTTCCGTCTTCAGAGATTGGTATTTGTATGGCCACGGGATTGTAGACCTGAAGCAGGCCATCACCGTTTCCTGCAACGTTTATTTTTACCAGTTGGGCCTTCTACTGGGCATAGAAAATCTTTCTAAATACGCCCGTATGTGGGAAGTCTTCGATAAAACCGGGATAGATCTCCCTACAGAACTGTCCGGCGTGTTTCCCGATCCCCAGTGGAAGCTTAAAAACTATGCTGAGCAGTGGTATCCCGGCGATACCATTCTCAGTTCCATAGGTCAGGGTTATGTGCTGGCGACCCCTCTTGAAATCGCAAGACTTACCGAAATAATTGCAAATCGCGGTATAGTGTATAAGCCTCATTTGTTTGCTCAGGAAACCCCACCCGCCACCGTGGTTGAAATGCCTTCCGAATACTGGGATGTACTCATAGAGGCAATGGAGCAGGTAGTTACAGAGAAAGGGCATTCTCCCGCAGATGAAGGTACAGCCTATCAAGCCTTTGCGGGCTTTGAATACGAAGTTGCAGGCAAAACAGGCACAGCGGAGACAAACAGCGCTCCACACTCATGGTTCACGGGCTTCTCACCTGTTAAGAAACCTCAAATCATCGTCACCGTTTTTGTTGAAAACGGGGGCTACGGGTCAACAGTTGCGGCACCCATCGCAAGAAAGATCTTCGATTGTTACTATGATCAATAG
- the speD gene encoding adenosylmethionine decarboxylase, which yields MKKVRALGRHLVAEFYGCSSKALDDLDHVVKSMREAAEVAGATIVDSSFHRFLPHGISGVVVIAESHLTIHTWPEYGYAAIDLFTCGDEVNPWKAFEYLRIKLEADRTDVSEHLRGIYSEVGIPDNAPHKIEQ from the coding sequence GTGAAAAAAGTCAGGGCTCTGGGCCGTCACCTTGTGGCGGAATTTTATGGGTGTTCTTCAAAGGCACTCGACGACCTTGACCACGTTGTGAAGTCAATGCGTGAGGCTGCTGAGGTGGCCGGAGCTACTATCGTTGATTCTTCTTTCCACAGGTTTCTCCCACATGGCATAAGTGGCGTGGTGGTTATTGCAGAATCACATCTTACAATTCACACATGGCCAGAATATGGGTACGCCGCTATTGACCTGTTCACCTGCGGAGATGAGGTCAATCCCTGGAAAGCTTTCGAATATTTGAGAATAAAGCTCGAAGCTGACAGAACCGACGTGTCTGAACATTTGAGGGGCATATATTCAGAAGTGGGTATTCCCGACAACGCCCCCCATAAGATTGAGCAATGA
- a CDS encoding carbohydrate ABC transporter permease yields the protein MAYTRYSRKYWRETLQAYLFLLPSIVILGIFVFWPIGFSLVLSFFKWDYTSAEKYFIGLGNYKELFRMSYPISLNLLYAILNTAVYALGALLSVRVAFYITASMTKYSRPKRKFSLFYTILFVLFILFYLVKAANPGFSVLWLLFSLLFIGYFIYVIRRYRKDNHITMMRSKSWTTLLLFIVFYIVFAFWLSRSGDELISYFRLAKESSDFLKAIYNTVYYVILSVPTQIGLALIIALLLNRNIKFKNLFRTAYFIPFVTSVVAVSLVWQWMFNDQFGLLNYFLSWFNINKIAWLKEERWTIPTIAMVSVWQHLGYTTVIFLAGLQNIDRSYYEAADVDGANGWQKFKFITWPLLSPTTFFIMIITMIGSFKIFSQIFILYQGLPGPVNKSGLTLVYYVFQKFYDEQRMGVASAAAYMLFLIILLLTFLQFWIGKKRVHYES from the coding sequence ATGGCATATACCAGGTACTCCAGAAAATACTGGCGGGAAACCCTGCAGGCCTATCTGTTTTTGCTGCCTTCGATTGTTATTCTTGGTATCTTCGTTTTCTGGCCAATAGGATTTTCGCTGGTATTGAGCTTTTTTAAGTGGGATTATACGAGCGCCGAGAAGTACTTCATCGGGCTCGGGAATTACAAAGAATTGTTCAGAATGTCGTATCCAATCAGCCTGAATTTGCTTTATGCAATTCTAAACACGGCCGTTTACGCTCTTGGGGCTTTGTTGTCTGTCAGAGTGGCCTTTTACATCACCGCCAGTATGACAAAATACTCCCGCCCGAAGAGGAAATTTTCGCTTTTCTACACTATCCTGTTTGTGCTATTCATACTCTTTTATCTGGTAAAAGCTGCAAATCCCGGATTTTCGGTTCTGTGGCTGTTGTTTTCGCTGCTTTTTATCGGATATTTCATTTATGTCATCAGGCGTTACAGGAAGGACAACCACATAACCATGATGAGGTCTAAAAGCTGGACAACGTTGCTGCTCTTTATAGTCTTCTACATTGTTTTTGCCTTCTGGCTGTCGCGTTCCGGCGATGAGCTGATAAGTTATTTCAGGCTTGCCAAGGAAAGTTCTGATTTCCTTAAAGCCATTTACAATACTGTGTATTATGTTATCCTTTCTGTGCCTACTCAAATTGGTCTGGCGCTAATAATTGCTCTCCTGTTGAATCGAAATATTAAATTTAAGAATCTTTTCAGAACCGCCTATTTCATTCCCTTTGTTACATCGGTTGTTGCTGTTTCCCTTGTGTGGCAATGGATGTTTAACGACCAGTTTGGATTGCTCAATTATTTTCTATCCTGGTTTAATATCAACAAAATAGCCTGGCTTAAAGAAGAAAGGTGGACTATTCCCACGATTGCCATGGTTTCTGTGTGGCAACATCTGGGATATACAACGGTTATTTTCCTTGCGGGGCTGCAAAATATAGATCGCTCTTACTACGAAGCAGCAGATGTAGATGGTGCTAATGGCTGGCAGAAATTCAAGTTTATCACCTGGCCGCTGCTATCTCCGACAACCTTCTTCATAATGATAATCACTATGATAGGCTCCTTTAAGATCTTCTCGCAGATATTCATTCTTTATCAAGGGTTGCCGGGACCTGTAAACAAAAGTGGTTTGACGCTTGTTTACTATGTCTTCCAGAAGTTTTACGACGAACAGAGGATGGGTGTGGCGAGCGCTGCGGCATACATGCTCTTTTTGATCATACTTCTGCTGACTTTCTTGCAGTTCTGGATTGGCAAAAAACGGGTTCATTATGAGAGCTGA
- the lepA gene encoding translation elongation factor 4: protein MYNKDLIRNISIIAHIDHGKTTLVDRILEYTNTIEKRKMKAQYLDTMDIERERGITIKATPVKILYKAQNGKEYEINIIDTPGHVDFSYEVSRSLAACEGAILLVDASQGVEAQTFANTYLALENDLEIIPVINKIDLPNANIEETVSELEDLIGFTVDDCIYASGKTGQGIPEILETIISKIPAPSGTLDAPLKALIFDAEYDKYRGVVIHTRVVDGEIKVGDKIMMFSTGEEFEVTEVGIFAPELIPTGNLGAGEVGYVIAGIKNVDSAKIGDTITSASNPVSSPLPGFKEIKPMVYAGLFPGLPEYYDELRKAIEKLKLNDAALVFEPENSPALGFGFRVGFLGLLHMEVVRERLEREFDIACILTAPNVVYKVKLKNGEFIDITNPAKFPDESQIDEIQEPFVNLNIITPSEYMGNLIGFITSEKRGEFKEVENAGKNRVVLKFEAPLAEIMFDFFDKLKAISRGYASMDYEITGYRVSDVLKVTILVNRETVDALSFIVHRSKEYAVARRVVEKLKDLIPQHQFQIPIQAKSGGRIIARSDIKALRKDVLAKCYGGDITRKMKLLEKQREGKKRMREIGRVNIPQTAFLALLKIGEDEGK from the coding sequence ATGTACAACAAAGACCTGATCAGGAATATTTCGATCATCGCACATATAGACCACGGGAAAACGACGCTTGTGGATAGGATCCTGGAATATACAAACACTATCGAGAAGCGAAAGATGAAGGCTCAATACCTTGACACTATGGATATCGAGCGGGAACGGGGGATAACGATAAAGGCAACCCCGGTCAAGATATTGTATAAGGCTCAAAACGGTAAAGAATACGAGATAAACATCATTGACACACCCGGGCATGTGGATTTTTCTTATGAGGTTTCCCGCAGCCTTGCCGCCTGTGAAGGAGCCATTTTGCTCGTCGATGCCAGTCAGGGGGTCGAAGCCCAGACCTTTGCCAACACTTACCTCGCCCTGGAAAACGATCTCGAGATAATCCCTGTAATAAACAAAATCGATTTGCCCAATGCAAACATCGAAGAAACAGTTTCAGAACTGGAAGATTTAATAGGTTTCACAGTTGATGACTGCATATACGCCAGTGGAAAAACAGGTCAGGGAATCCCTGAAATCCTCGAAACCATAATAAGCAAGATCCCCGCCCCTTCGGGAACCCTCGATGCTCCACTAAAAGCGCTGATTTTTGATGCGGAATACGATAAATATAGAGGAGTTGTCATACACACAAGGGTGGTGGATGGCGAAATAAAAGTCGGAGATAAAATAATGATGTTCAGCACTGGTGAGGAATTTGAAGTAACCGAGGTGGGCATTTTTGCCCCGGAGCTCATTCCCACAGGTAACCTTGGCGCTGGTGAAGTCGGATACGTCATCGCCGGCATAAAAAACGTTGACAGCGCAAAAATAGGCGACACGATAACTTCTGCTTCAAATCCCGTTTCTTCACCGCTACCGGGGTTCAAAGAGATAAAGCCTATGGTTTACGCGGGGTTGTTCCCCGGCTTGCCGGAGTATTATGATGAACTGAGAAAAGCCATCGAAAAATTAAAGCTGAACGATGCCGCTCTCGTTTTCGAGCCGGAAAATTCTCCTGCCCTTGGTTTTGGCTTTCGCGTAGGCTTTCTGGGCCTGCTCCATATGGAAGTCGTCAGGGAGAGATTGGAACGGGAGTTCGATATAGCCTGCATATTGACCGCGCCTAACGTTGTTTATAAGGTTAAGCTGAAAAACGGCGAATTTATCGACATAACAAATCCAGCAAAATTTCCCGATGAATCCCAGATTGATGAAATTCAGGAACCCTTCGTTAATTTGAACATCATCACCCCATCAGAATATATGGGAAATCTCATCGGGTTTATCACCTCAGAAAAACGCGGAGAATTCAAGGAAGTGGAGAATGCCGGTAAGAACAGGGTCGTTCTCAAATTTGAAGCCCCGCTCGCGGAAATAATGTTCGATTTTTTCGACAAGCTCAAAGCCATTTCCAGGGGTTACGCTTCCATGGATTATGAAATAACCGGTTATAGGGTGTCTGATGTGCTGAAGGTTACAATACTTGTCAACCGCGAGACTGTTGATGCCCTTTCCTTCATTGTGCACCGAAGCAAAGAATATGCCGTTGCCAGGCGAGTTGTAGAAAAGCTGAAAGATCTCATTCCGCAGCACCAGTTTCAGATACCCATTCAGGCAAAATCAGGCGGGCGGATAATAGCCCGCAGCGACATAAAGGCATTGAGGAAAGACGTACTCGCAAAGTGCTACGGCGGGGATATAACGAGAAAAATGAAATTGCTAGAAAAACAGCGAGAAGGAAAGAAAAGAATGCGAGAAATAGGAAGGGTCAACATCCCGCAAACAGCCTTCCTGGCTTTGCTTAAAATCGGTGAAGATGAAGGTAAATGA
- a CDS encoding CTP synthase: MTRKYVVVTGGVLSGIGKGIISASIARVLKESGIEINALKIDPYLNVDAGTMNPNQHGEVFVTDDGYEADLDLGHYERFLGIDMKRINNMTAGQVYKAVIDKEREGRYLGGTVQMVPHVTTEIKERIKAVDGQVVMIEIGGTVGDIEGEIFLEAVRELAFEMGREHFFFIHVTYVPYLKATNEFKTKPSQQSVQLLRKIGIHPDMIAVRSESSITNTDLKKVALFGGVSQEMVFNLPDTGNVYEIPHKLFTLGIHEKIASALNISLSGKFQWDYPRSFSPLKIGIIGKYLGTDDAYKSLIESILLCGAERPEVIDSQSLEEMTDEELGYFISGYDGIIIPGGFGKRGIEGKIRAIKHAREHKVPILGICLGMQLMVIEYARNVAGLENANSTEFDPNTSYPVIDLMEAQKKILHLGGTMRLGAQKTPVFKNTRLYEIYGLDVVSERHRHRYEVNYESFKQLFALPDEKESEGKLVISAKADFVEAVELRNHPFFIGVQYHPELKSKVGNPHPLFKHFVDTLKKMR, from the coding sequence ATGACTAGGAAGTATGTTGTTGTTACCGGTGGTGTGCTCAGCGGTATAGGAAAAGGGATAATATCTGCTTCAATTGCCAGAGTTCTAAAAGAAAGTGGCATAGAGATAAATGCCCTTAAAATAGACCCATACCTGAATGTCGATGCGGGCACGATGAACCCCAACCAGCACGGGGAGGTTTTTGTAACCGATGACGGTTATGAGGCCGATCTTGATCTGGGGCATTATGAGAGGTTTTTGGGTATTGATATGAAAAGGATAAACAACATGACAGCCGGGCAGGTATACAAGGCTGTCATAGACAAAGAAAGGGAAGGTCGCTATCTTGGTGGCACCGTTCAGATGGTCCCTCATGTTACCACAGAAATCAAAGAGAGAATTAAAGCAGTTGATGGGCAGGTCGTCATGATCGAAATCGGTGGCACTGTGGGTGATATCGAAGGAGAAATATTCCTTGAAGCAGTCAGAGAGCTTGCCTTTGAAATGGGCAGGGAGCATTTCTTTTTCATCCATGTAACTTACGTTCCTTATCTAAAAGCTACAAATGAGTTCAAAACGAAGCCCTCACAGCAATCTGTCCAGCTCTTGAGGAAGATCGGCATTCATCCTGATATGATCGCGGTACGTTCTGAATCTTCCATTACGAACACTGATTTGAAAAAGGTTGCACTCTTTGGCGGCGTTTCACAGGAGATGGTTTTCAATCTTCCTGATACAGGCAACGTTTACGAAATCCCCCATAAACTTTTCACGCTTGGAATACATGAAAAAATAGCCAGTGCTCTTAATATATCGCTGTCAGGGAAATTCCAGTGGGACTATCCCAGGAGTTTCAGTCCCCTGAAAATTGGTATTATAGGGAAATATCTCGGCACAGACGACGCATACAAAAGCCTTATCGAGAGCATATTGCTTTGTGGTGCGGAAAGGCCGGAAGTCATTGATTCGCAAAGCCTTGAAGAGATGACCGATGAGGAGCTTGGATATTTTATTTCCGGCTATGACGGCATAATAATACCCGGCGGTTTCGGCAAGCGCGGGATAGAAGGCAAAATAAGGGCCATCAAACATGCCAGGGAGCACAAAGTTCCCATACTGGGAATTTGCCTGGGAATGCAACTCATGGTAATAGAGTATGCCAGGAATGTAGCCGGGCTTGAAAACGCCAATTCAACAGAATTTGACCCCAATACATCATATCCTGTTATAGACCTTATGGAAGCCCAAAAGAAAATACTTCACCTTGGCGGCACAATGAGGCTGGGAGCGCAAAAAACTCCGGTATTCAAAAATACAAGACTGTATGAAATATACGGACTGGATGTCGTTTCCGAAAGGCACAGGCACAGATATGAAGTGAATTATGAAAGCTTTAAACAGCTTTTCGCTTTGCCTGATGAAAAGGAAAGCGAAGGCAAGCTGGTTATATCGGCGAAGGCCGATTTCGTCGAAGCTGTTGAGCTAAGGAATCATCCCTTTTTCATTGGAGTTCAATATCATCCGGAGTTGAAATCAAAAGTGGGAAATCCCCACCCGTTGTTTAAACATTTCGTGGATACGCTCAAGAAAATGAGGTGA
- the mreB gene encoding rod shape-determining protein: MFFRQDMGIDLGTANTLVFLRGSGVAVNEPSVVAIDSDSQQILQVGLEAKRMVGKTPASIIAIRPLKDGVIADYDIALAMVKYFIERASTRFTLLKPRVVIGVPSGATEVERKALSDAGVEAGAKKVFLIEEPMASAIGAGLNVEEPNGNMIVDIGGGTTEIAVISLGSIVLSNSIRVAGDELDESIVQYIKDRYRLAIGEKTAERVKIEIGNVIETEEFNVLETEVIGLDLNTGLPKKVHVKGAEIREAISEPVSRIVEAVKMAVENTPPELVSDIVHQGITIAGGGSLLKGMKDLLETETGITVNIAEDPLTCVARGAGSVLEKVSILERLSRGN; this comes from the coding sequence ATGTTTTTCAGACAGGATATGGGAATAGACTTAGGTACAGCTAACACACTGGTTTTTCTGCGAGGGAGCGGAGTGGCGGTAAACGAGCCTTCGGTTGTTGCCATCGATTCAGATTCGCAGCAGATTTTACAGGTGGGCCTTGAAGCAAAGAGAATGGTGGGGAAAACACCCGCCAGTATAATCGCTATCAGGCCATTGAAAGACGGCGTTATTGCGGATTATGATATCGCACTCGCCATGGTTAAATACTTCATCGAACGTGCTTCCACCCGATTCACTCTCTTAAAGCCGAGAGTTGTAATTGGTGTCCCTTCCGGGGCAACGGAAGTGGAAAGGAAAGCTCTGAGCGATGCTGGAGTGGAAGCCGGGGCAAAAAAGGTTTTTCTTATTGAAGAGCCAATGGCCAGTGCGATAGGCGCGGGTCTCAATGTGGAAGAGCCGAACGGGAATATGATCGTGGATATCGGTGGTGGAACCACTGAAATCGCAGTAATCTCCCTTGGTAGCATTGTCCTGAGCAATTCAATCAGGGTCGCTGGTGACGAACTCGATGAATCCATAGTGCAGTATATCAAGGATAGATACCGCCTTGCGATAGGTGAAAAGACCGCCGAACGTGTGAAAATCGAGATAGGCAATGTAATCGAAACCGAGGAGTTCAACGTTCTTGAAACGGAAGTGATAGGACTTGATCTGAACACCGGGTTGCCGAAAAAAGTCCACGTTAAAGGAGCTGAAATACGCGAGGCTATAAGTGAGCCTGTCAGCAGGATAGTTGAGGCGGTAAAAATGGCTGTCGAAAACACTCCTCCGGAACTGGTTTCGGATATAGTCCACCAGGGGATAACCATAGCCGGCGGGGGTTCCCTTCTGAAAGGAATGAAGGACCTCCTTGAAACCGAGACCGGCATCACAGTTAATATAGCCGAAGACCCGCTGACCTGTGTTGCCCGCGGTGCAGGAAGCGTGCTTGAAAAAGTTTCCATACTGGAAAGACTTTCCAGGGGGAACTGA
- the speE gene encoding polyamine aminopropyltransferase, producing the protein MADLPERELRTMNHLIYKEYYTGGNTGLFMKMKKLVYSYQSPYQRIDIFEHPDLGMVFALDGITMMTEVDEFMYHEMLVHVPLFMHPNPKKVLIIGGGDGGSLREVLKHPGIEEAILCEIDPYVIDAARKYLPTSVDFDDPRAKIVNENGAEYIKQFNDYFDAIIIDSTDPTAGEGGHLFTKEFYQNCYKALKEDGVFSAETEDPFYDKGWVAIAHNRISSVFPITKLYMGFMTTYPSGMWSYAYASKKYHPLNDYDPERVKPFESELKYYNPEIHKASFALPNFVKDLIGVK; encoded by the coding sequence ATGGCAGACTTACCTGAAAGAGAATTGAGAACGATGAACCACCTGATATATAAGGAATACTACACTGGCGGCAACACCGGGCTATTCATGAAGATGAAGAAATTAGTTTATTCATACCAGAGCCCGTACCAGAGAATAGATATCTTTGAACATCCCGACCTTGGAATGGTTTTTGCGCTTGATGGCATAACCATGATGACAGAAGTCGATGAGTTCATGTACCATGAGATGCTTGTTCACGTTCCGCTGTTCATGCACCCAAATCCAAAGAAAGTTCTCATTATTGGAGGCGGAGACGGCGGAAGCCTGAGAGAGGTTCTTAAACACCCCGGCATCGAAGAAGCTATCCTTTGCGAGATCGATCCGTATGTAATAGACGCAGCCAGAAAGTATCTCCCGACTTCAGTGGACTTTGATGATCCCAGGGCAAAAATCGTAAACGAAAACGGAGCGGAATACATCAAGCAGTTCAACGATTATTTCGATGCCATAATAATCGATTCCACCGACCCAACAGCCGGTGAAGGCGGACACCTGTTCACCAAGGAATTTTACCAGAACTGCTATAAAGCCCTGAAAGAAGATGGCGTCTTTTCAGCGGAAACGGAAGACCCCTTTTACGATAAAGGCTGGGTGGCAATTGCTCACAACAGAATCTCTTCTGTCTTTCCCATTACAAAGCTCTATATGGGCTTCATGACCACTTACCCTTCAGGCATGTGGAGCTATGCCTATGCTTCAAAGAAATACCACCCGCTAAACGATTATGACCCTGAAAGGGTAAAACCCTTTGAAAGCGAACTGAAATATTATAACCCCGAGATTCACAAGGCTTCTTTTGCTCTCCCGAATTTTGTGAAAGATCTTATAGGCGTAAAGTAG